Below is a window of Nocardia asteroides DNA.
GCTGGAGGAAGCCGGAGTTCCGTTCGGCGGCGTACCGGAACACCAGGGTCAGGCCGTCGTAGTGGTGCCGGAGATAGTGCAGACCGACATCGCCGTCGCGGACCCAGATGTTCGGGTACACCCCGGCCTCGTCCATTGCCGCCGGGTCGAAGAACAGGGCCAGCTCGTCGAACGGGTACCTGCTCAGGGTCTTCGCGGTGGCGGACACGTCGTCCGGGCTCCAGGCGAAGTAGTTCTCCGAGGCCAGCGGCCGTCCGGTCTCGCACAGATCCACCGCGATCTGCGCCTGGGCCAGCAGGTGGTCCAGCCCCGCCCAGGCCTTGTCCAGATATCCACTGGGACCGCCTGCGGGCGCGGCCAGTTCGTCGAGAAAATCGTCGGGCCATTCCGTAGCCGCCGTCAGCCGGTCCAGCTCCGCCGCGCTCACCCGGGTGAACGACATGATCACTCCCACAACAACTCCCTGCCTCCCACTGATTGCGGCCGAAGCTAGCAGCGCCCACCGACACCGCCGCCCGAATTGCTATGTTTACCCGCGTGTTCGGGTGGGTAAAGGCGCGGTGCGCCGGAGTGATTGTCGTCGGTGTCGCCGTGGCGGGTTGTGGCACA
It encodes the following:
- a CDS encoding YfbM family protein; the protein is MSFTRVSAAELDRLTAATEWPDDFLDELAAPAGGPSGYLDKAWAGLDHLLAQAQIAVDLCETGRPLASENYFAWSPDDVSATAKTLSRYPFDELALFFDPAAMDEAGVYPNIWVRDGDVGLHYLRHHYDGLTLVFRYAAERNSGFLQHFG